One part of the Thermodesulfovibrio sp. 3462-1 genome encodes these proteins:
- the rfbA gene encoding glucose-1-phosphate thymidylyltransferase RfbA: MKAVILAGGSGTRLYPTTKVINKHFLPIYNKPMIYYPLSLVMLLGIRDVLFIVNPQDLEDFKNLFSDGSHLGMRIDYKIQEKPNGLAEGLILAEDYLKGDKVLYLLGDNIFFGHDLVKILKDAMLEVETKGGAYVFGYYVKDPERFGIVEFDENGKVLSIEEKPKKPKSHYAVVGAYFFDENASQIARNVKPSDRGELEITSVLEEYLKREALKVKLLGRGFAWFDAGTHDSFLEAGEFVATIEKRTGLMIGCIEEIAYRNRWITKEELLELAKPLSKTDYGRYLEAIAEENP, from the coding sequence GTGAAAGCAGTTATTCTTGCAGGTGGTAGCGGGACAAGGCTTTACCCTACAACGAAAGTAATAAACAAACACTTTTTACCCATCTACAACAAACCTATGATTTACTATCCTCTATCCTTGGTTATGTTGCTTGGAATAAGAGATGTTCTTTTCATCGTAAACCCACAGGATTTAGAAGACTTTAAAAATCTTTTTTCAGATGGTTCTCATCTTGGTATGAGAATAGATTACAAAATTCAGGAAAAACCTAACGGTCTTGCTGAGGGCTTAATCCTTGCTGAAGATTATTTAAAAGGTGATAAAGTGCTTTACCTTCTTGGAGATAACATATTCTTTGGCCATGATTTGGTAAAGATTTTAAAAGACGCCATGTTAGAAGTTGAAACAAAAGGAGGAGCTTACGTTTTTGGTTACTATGTAAAAGACCCAGAAAGGTTTGGAATAGTTGAGTTTGATGAAAATGGAAAGGTTTTATCTATAGAAGAAAAACCAAAGAAGCCTAAGTCTCACTATGCAGTTGTAGGAGCATACTTTTTTGATGAAAATGCTTCCCAGATAGCGAGAAACGTAAAACCTTCAGACAGGGGAGAGCTTGAGATTACATCAGTTTTAGAAGAATACTTAAAAAGGGAAGCTTTGAAGGTTAAACTTCTTGGTAGAGGTTTTGCATGGTTTGATGCAGGAACCCACGATAGCTTTTTGGAAGCTGGAGAGTTTGTAGCCACCATAGAAAAAAGAACGGGCCTTATGATCGGATGTATAGAGGAGATAGCCTATCGGAACAGATGGATAACAAAAGAAGAGCTTTTGGAGTTAGCAAAACCGTTAAGTAAAACAGATTACGGTAGATACTTGGAAGCAATTGCAGAGGAAAATCCATGA
- the rfbC gene encoding dTDP-4-dehydrorhamnose 3,5-epimerase, whose translation MNFEFIRLEIPDVILVKPKIFKDQRGFFLEFYKSSVFKENGIDVSFVQDNHSGSVKGVLRGLHYQKKPKAQGKLVRCVKGKIFDVAVDIRKNSPTFGKWVAVYLSEEDQNMLWIPEGFAHGFLVVSDYAEVVYKVSGAEYSPQHDAGIRWDDPDIGIKWPLEGIENVILSDKDSKLPYLKDLKEEDLL comes from the coding sequence ATGAACTTTGAATTTATAAGGTTAGAAATTCCAGATGTAATCCTTGTAAAGCCTAAAATCTTCAAAGACCAAAGAGGTTTTTTCTTAGAATTTTACAAATCATCTGTGTTTAAAGAAAACGGTATAGACGTTTCTTTTGTGCAGGACAATCACTCAGGCTCTGTAAAAGGTGTTTTAAGAGGTCTTCATTACCAGAAAAAACCAAAAGCTCAGGGAAAGCTTGTAAGATGTGTAAAAGGAAAGATATTCGACGTTGCCGTTGATATCAGAAAAAACAGTCCTACATTTGGGAAATGGGTGGCAGTTTACCTTTCCGAGGAAGACCAGAATATGCTTTGGATTCCAGAAGGTTTTGCCCACGGATTTTTAGTCGTTTCCGATTATGCTGAAGTTGTCTACAAAGTCTCCGGTGCTGAATACTCACCTCAACACGACGCAGGAATAAGATGGGACGACCCGGATATAGGAATAAAATGGCCGTTAGAAGGCATAGAAAATGTAATTCTTTCAGATAAAGACAGTAAACTCCCATATTTAAAAGATTTAAAAGAGGAGGATTTACTTTGA